The proteins below are encoded in one region of Diceros bicornis minor isolate mBicDic1 chromosome 14, mDicBic1.mat.cur, whole genome shotgun sequence:
- the COL11A2 gene encoding collagen alpha-2(XI) chain isoform X1, whose amino-acid sequence MERCSRCHRLLLLVPLVLGLSAGPAWAGTPPVDVLQALRFPSLPDGVRRARGICPADVAYRVSRPAQLSAPTRQLFPGGFPKDFSLLTVIRTRPGLQAPLLTLYSAQGVRQLGLELGRPVRFLYEDQTGRPQPPAQPVFRGLSLADGKWHHVAVAVKGQSVTLIVDCKKRVTRPLSRSARPVLDTHGVIIFGARILDEEVFEGDVQELVIVPGVQAAYESCEQKELECEGGWRERPQKQQSHRTQRSPKQQPSRLHRPQNQEPQRQPTESLYYDYEPPYYDVMTAGTTPDYQDPTPGEEEGILESSPLPPLEEEQTDLQIPSTADRFLTEEYGEGGTEPPAGHYDYTYGYGDDYREETELGPALSAETAHSGATARGPRGLKGEKGEPAVLEPGMLVEGPPGPEGPAGLTGPPGIQGNPGPVGDPGERGPPGRAGLPGSDGAPGPPGTSLMLPFRFGSGGGDKGPVVAAQEAQAQAILQQARLALRGPPGPMGYTGRPGPLGQPGSPGLKGESGDLGPQGPRGPQGLTGPPGKAGRRGRAGADGARGMPGEPGVKGDRGFDGLPGLPGEKGHRGDTGAQGLPGPPGEDGERGDDGEIGPRGLPGESGPRGLLGPKGPPGIPGPPGVRGMDGPHGPKGSLGPQGEPGPPGQQGTPGTQGLPGPQGAIGPHGEKGPQGKPGLPGMPGSDGPPGHPGKEGPPGTKGNQGPSGPQGPLGYPGPRGVKGVDGIRGLKGHKGEKGEDGFPGFKGDVGVKGDRGEVGVPGSRGEDGPEGPKGRTGPTGDPGPPGLMGEKGKLGVPGLPGYPGRQGPKGSLGFPGFPGAGGEKGARGLSGKSGPRGERGPTGPRGQRGPRGATGKSGAKGTSGGDGPHGPAGERGLPGPQGPNGFPGPKGPPGPPGKDGLPGHPGQRGEVGFQGKTGPPGPPGVVGPQGAAGETGPMGERGHPGPPGPPGEQGLTGTAGKEGTKGDPGPPGAPGKDGPAGLRGFPGERGLPGTAGGPGLKGNEGPAGPPGPAGSPGERGAAGLGGPIGPPGRPGPQGPPGAAGEKGVPGEKGPIGPTGRDGVQGPVGLPGPAGPPGVAGEDGDKGEVGDPGQKGTKGNKGEHGPPGPPGPIGPVGQPGAAGADGEPGARGPQGHFGAKGDEGTRGFNGPPGPIGLQGLPGPSGEKGETGDVGPLGPPGPPGPRGPAGPNGADGPQGPPGGVGNLGPPGEKGEPGESGSPGVQGEPGVKGPRGERGEKGESGQPGEAGPPGPKGPTGDDGPKGNPGPVGFPGDPGPPGEGGPRGQDGAKGDRGEDGEPGQPGSPGPTGENGPPGPLGKRGPAGTPGPEGRQGEKGAKGDPGAVGAPGKTGPVGPAGPAGKPGPDGLRGLPGSVGQQGRPGATGQAGPPGPMGPPGLPGLRGDSGAKGEKGHPGLIGLIGPPGEQGEKGDRGLPGPQGSAGQKGETGIPGASGPIGPGGPPGLPGPAGPKGAKGATGPAGPKGEKGIQGPPGHPGPPGEVIQPLPIQMPKKTRRSVDGSRLMQEDEAMLTEGTPDSPGGLEEIFGSLDSLREEIEQMRRPTGTQDSPARTCQDLKLCHPELPDGEYWVDPNQGCARDAFRVFCNFTAGGETCVTPRDDVTQFSYVDSEGSPVGVVQLTFLRLLSVSAHQNVSYPCSGAAHDGPLRLRGANEDELSPETSPYVKEFRDGCQTQQGRTVLEVRTPVLEQLPVLDASFSDLGAAPRRGGVLLGPVCFMG is encoded by the exons ATGGAGCGGTGCAGCCGCTGCCATCGCCTCCTCTTGCTCGTACCGCTGGTGCTGGGGCTGAGCGCAGGCCCGGCCTGGGCAG GTACACCCCCTGTGGATGTACTCCAGGCCCTGAGGTTCCCCTCCCTCCCTGATGGTGTCCGGAGGGCAAGAGGCATCTGTCCAGCTGATGTGGCCTACCGAGTGTCCCGACCCGCCCAGCTCAGCGCACCCACCCGCCAGCTCTTCCCAG GAGGTTTTCCCAAAGACTTCTCTCTGCTGACTGTTATCCGAACCCGTCCTGGCCTCCAGGCTCCCCTCCTGACTCTCTATAGTGCTCAGGGTGTCCGACAACTGGGCCTGGAGCTTGGCCGACCTGTCCGCTTCCTGTATGAGGACCAGACCGGACGGCCTCAACCCCCGGCTCAGCCCGTCTTCCGAGGCCTCAGCCTAGCAGATGGCAA GTGGCACCATGTGGCTGTGGCTGTGAAGGGCCAGTCTGTCACCCTCATAGTTGACTGCAAGAAGCGAGTCACCCGGCCCCTCTCCCGAAGTGCTCGTCCAGTGTTGGACACCCATGGAGTGATAATCTTTGGTGCCCGTATCCTGGATGAAGAAGTCTTTGAG GGTGATGTCCAGGAGCTTGTCATTGTTCCAGGGGTACAAGCTGCCTATGAATCCTGTGAACAAAAGGAGCTGGAGTGTGAGGGGGGTTGGAGGGAGAGGCCTCAGAAACAACAGTCTCACAGAACCCAGAGGTCCCCAAAGCAGCAACCATCAAGACTTCATAGGCCACAAAACCAGGAACCCCAGCGACAG cccactGAGTCTCTCTACTATGACTACGAGCCCCCCTATTACGATGTGATGACTGCGGGGACGACCCCTGATTATCAG GACCCCACCCCAGGTGAAGAGGAAGGAATCCTGGAGTCAAGCCCCTTGCCACCCCTTGAAGAG GAGCAGACAGATCTCCAGATCCCCTCCACAGCCGACAGGTTCCTGACAGAGGAATATGGGGAGGGTGGCACAGAGCCCCCAGCAGGGCACTACGATTACACCTATGGCTATGGGGACGATTATCGTGAGGAGACGGAGCTTGGCCCTGCCCTCTCTGCGGAGACAGCACACTCAGGAGCC ACTGCCCGTGGACCCCGGGGGctgaagggagagaaaggggagcCCGCAGTGCTGGAACCT GGTATGCTAGTGGAGGGGCCCCCTGGCCCAGAAGGCCCTGCG GGATTGACTGGTCCACCTGGCATCCAGGGCAACCCAGGCCCAGTTGGAGACCCTGGCGAGAGG GGCCCCCCTGGCCGAGCAGGGCTCCCTGGATCGGATGGGGCCCCTGGCCCTCCCGGCACATCCCTCATGCTCCCA TTCCGGTTTGGCAGTGGTGGGGGTGACAAGGGCCCTGTGGTGGCGGCCCAGGAGGCTCAGGCCCAGGCGATTCTGCAGCAGGCACGG CTGGCGCTCCGTGGACCCCCTGGTCCCATGGGATATACAGGCCGCCCAGGACCCTTG GGACAACCTGGGAGCCCTGGTCTGAAAGGAGAATCTGGAGACTTAGGACCTCAG GGCCCGAGAGGACCTCAGGGTCTCACAGGTCCTCCCGGCAAGGCTGGGCGAAGG GGCCGAGCGGGTGCGGATGGAGCCCGAGGGATGCCTGGAGAACCTGGAGTGAAG GGTGACCGAGGTTTTGATGGACTCCCGGGGCTACCTGGAgagaagggacacagg GGTGATACTGGTGCCCAGGGTCTTCCGGGGCCCCCTGGTGAGGATGGAGAGCGT GGAGACGATGGGGAGATTGGGCCTCGGGGGCTGCCTGGAGAGTCG GGACCTCGAGGTCTTCTTGGCCCCAAAGGCCCACCTGGTATTCCTGGACCCCCG GGAGTCCGAGGCATGGATGGTCCCCATGGTCCCAAAGGGAGCTTG GGACCCCAGGGAGAGCCAGGACCTCCTGGACAACAGGGCACTCCTGGGACCCAG GGCCTCCCCGGGCCTCAGGGTGCCATTGGCCCTCATGGAGAGAAG GGTCCTCAAGGGAAACCAGGGCTCCCTGGCATGCCTGGCTCAGATGGACCCCCG GGTCACCCCGGGAAGGAAGGTCCTCCTGGCACCAAAGGAAACCAG gGTCCATCAGGACCTCAGGGTCCTTTAGGATACCCAGGACCTCGAGGTGTCAAG GGTGTGGATGGAATTCGGGGTCTGAAGGGTCATAAGGGTGAAAAG GGCGAGGATGGCTTTCCTGGGTTCAAAGGTGACGTGGGCGTGAAAGGCGACAGG GGCGAGGTTGGCGTCCCTGGTTCCAGGGGAGAGGATGGTCCCGAGGGGCCGAAGGGACGCACTGGACCCACTGGAGACCCTGGGCCTCCTGGGCTCATGGGCGAGAAG GGCAAGCTGGGCGTTCCTGGTCTGCCTGGCTACCCCGGACGCCAGGGTCCCAAG GGGTCCCTGGGATTTCCTGGTTTTCCTGGAGccggtggagaaaagggagcccgg GGCCTGTCGGGGAAATCAGGGCCTCGGGGAGAGCGGGGCCCCACG GGTCCACGGGGTCAGCGGGGACCCCGAGGCGCCACTGGGAAGTCTGGAGCTAAG GGAACATCAGGTGGTGATGGCCCCCATGGGCCCGCTGGAGAGAGG ggtctccctgggcctcagggcCCCAATGGATTTCCTGGCCCCAAAGGACCTCCG GGTCCCCCTGGGAAGGACGGGCTGCCAGGACACCCAGGCCAGAGAGGAGAAGTG ggTTTCCAAGGGAAGACTGGCCCCCCTGGCCCCCCCGGGGTGGTGGGACCTCAG GGAGCAGCAGGAGAAACCGGGCCCATGGGGGAGAGAGGTCACCCAGGCCCCCCAGGACCCCCTGGAGAGCAGGGACTGACTGGAACAGCTGGAAAGGAAGGAACAAAG ggTGACCCCGGTCCCCCTGGGGCCCCAGGGAAGGATGGTCCCGCTGGTCTGAGGGGCTTCCCAGGAGAGAGAGGCCTCCCGGGCACTGCT GGTGGACCCGGTTTGAAGGGAAATGAAGGTCCGGCTGGTCCCCCTGGCCCTGCA GGCTCCCCTGGGGAGCGAGGTGCAGCAGGACTGGGGGGACCCATTGGCCCCCCAGGGCGCCCAGGACCGCAGGGTCCCCCTGGAGCAGCAGGAGAGAAAGGTGTCCCG GGTGAGAAGGGCCCCATTGGTCCAACTGGCCGCGATGGGGTGCAGGGTCCTGTGGGGCTTCCTGGTCCTGCTGGGCCCCCGGGCGTGGCAGGAGAGGATGGCGACAAG GGTGAGGTGGGCGACCCTGGACAGAAGGGCACTAAAGGGAACAAGGGTGAACAC GGCCCTCCTGGACCTCCTGGACCCATTGGTCCTGTGGGGCAGCCCGGAGCAGCG GGGGCAGATGGGGAGCCAGGAGCTCGGGGACCCCAGGGACACTTTGGAGCCAAAGGCGATGAAGGAACCAGAGGATTCAATGGGCCCCCAGGACCCATTGGCTTACAG GgtttgccaggcccctcaggcGAGAAGGGAGAAACAGGAGATGTGGGCCCTCTG GGACCACCTGGCCCCCCAGGACCTCGAGGCCCAGCTGGACCCAATGGAGCTGAT GGTCCACAAGGTCCCCCAGGAGGTGTTGGCAACCTGGGTCCCCCCGGAGAGAAG GGGGAGCCAGGAGAGTCAGGATCTCCAGGGGTCCAGGGCGAGCCAGGTGTCAAG GGTCCACGTGGGGAGCgtggagagaaaggagagtcGGGGCAGCCAGGAGAGGCGGGACCACCAGGGCCTAAGGGCCCCACAGGCGATGATGGCCCCAAAGGGAACCCT GGTCCTGTTGGTTTTCCTGGTGACCCTGGCCCTCCTGGAGAAGGTGGCCCTCGG GGCCAGGATGGTGCAAAGGGTGACCGCGGAGAGGACGGCGAGCCAGGACAGCCT GGATCCCCTGGTCCCACTGGGGAGAACGGACCCCCTGGACCACTTGGAAAGCGG GGTCCGGCTGGCACACCTGGTCCTGAGGGGCGACAAGGAGAGAAGGGAGCAAAG GGGGATCCTGGTGCTGTGGGCGCCCCCGGGAAGACAGGCCCCGTGGGTCCCGCAGGCCCAGCAGGAAAACCTGGTCCTGATGGTCTGAGGGGGCTGCCGGGCTCAGTG GGCCAACAAGGCCGTCCTGGAGCCACAGGCCAGGCTGGGCCTCCAGGTCCTATG GGACCCCCAGGGCTTCCTGGCCTCCGGGGTGATTCTGGAGCCAAGGGAGAGAAG GGTCACCCAGGTCTCATTGGACTGATCGGGCCccctggggagcagggagagaagGGTGATCGGGGACTTCCTGGCCCTCAGGGCTCTGCTGGACAGAAGGGAGAGACG GGTATCCCAGGAGCATCTGGCCCCATCGGTCCTGGAGGACCCCCCGGCCTCCCT GGACCTGCTGGCCCCAAAGGAGCCAAAGGAGCCACA GGCCCAGCTGGACCCAAGGGAGAGAAGGGCATCCAGGGCCCTCCAGGACACCCG GGCCCCCCGGGCGAGGTGATTCAGCCCCTGCCCATCCAGATGCCCAAGAAGACCCGGCGCTCAGTGGACGGCAGCCGCCTGATGCAGGAAgatgaggccatgctgacggagGGGACCCCAGACAGTCCCGGGGGGCTGGAGGAGATCTTTGGCTCCCTGGACTCCCTGCGGGAGGAGATCGAGCAGATGAGGCGGCCGACGGGGACCCAGGACAGCCCCGCCCGCACCTGCCAGGACCTGAAGCTCTGCCACCCGGAGCTGCCTGATG GAGAGTACTGGGTCGACCCCAACCAGGGCTGTGCTCGGGATGCCTTCCGGGTTTTCTGCAACTTTACAGCAGGAGGGGAAACCTGTGTGACGCCCAGGGATGATGTCACACAG TTCTCTTATGTGGACTCAGAAGGCTCCCCGGTAGGCGTGGTCCAGCTCACCTTCCTGCGGCTGCTCAGCGTCTCAGCCCACCAGAATGTCTCCTACCCATGCTCGGGGGCGGCCCACGATGGCCCCCTGAGGCTCCGGGGGGCCAATGAGGACGAGCTGAGCCCAGAGACCAGCCCCTATGTCAAGGAATTCAGAGATGGCTGTCAG ACACAGCAAGGCCGGACAGTACTGGAGGTGCGAACACCTGTGCTGGAGCAGCTGCCAGTGCTGGACGCCTCCTTCTCAGACCTGGGGGCGGCCCCGAGACGGGGTGGGGTGCTGCTGGGGCCTGTTTGCTTCATGGGCTAG
- the COL11A2 gene encoding collagen alpha-2(XI) chain isoform X2, with the protein MERCSRCHRLLLLVPLVLGLSAGPAWAGTPPVDVLQALRFPSLPDGVRRARGICPADVAYRVSRPAQLSAPTRQLFPGGFPKDFSLLTVIRTRPGLQAPLLTLYSAQGVRQLGLELGRPVRFLYEDQTGRPQPPAQPVFRGLSLADGKWHHVAVAVKGQSVTLIVDCKKRVTRPLSRSARPVLDTHGVIIFGARILDEEVFEGDVQELVIVPGVQAAYESCEQKELECEGGWRERPQKQQSHRTQRSPKQQPSRLHRPQNQEPQRQDPTPGEEEGILESSPLPPLEEEQTDLQIPSTADRFLTEEYGEGGTEPPAGHYDYTYGYGDDYREETELGPALSAETAHSGATARGPRGLKGEKGEPAVLEPGMLVEGPPGPEGPAGLTGPPGIQGNPGPVGDPGERGPPGRAGLPGSDGAPGPPGTSLMLPFRFGSGGGDKGPVVAAQEAQAQAILQQARLALRGPPGPMGYTGRPGPLGQPGSPGLKGESGDLGPQGPRGPQGLTGPPGKAGRRGRAGADGARGMPGEPGVKGDRGFDGLPGLPGEKGHRGDTGAQGLPGPPGEDGERGDDGEIGPRGLPGESGPRGLLGPKGPPGIPGPPGVRGMDGPHGPKGSLGPQGEPGPPGQQGTPGTQGLPGPQGAIGPHGEKGPQGKPGLPGMPGSDGPPGHPGKEGPPGTKGNQGPSGPQGPLGYPGPRGVKGVDGIRGLKGHKGEKGEDGFPGFKGDVGVKGDRGEVGVPGSRGEDGPEGPKGRTGPTGDPGPPGLMGEKGKLGVPGLPGYPGRQGPKGSLGFPGFPGAGGEKGARGLSGKSGPRGERGPTGPRGQRGPRGATGKSGAKGTSGGDGPHGPAGERGLPGPQGPNGFPGPKGPPGPPGKDGLPGHPGQRGEVGFQGKTGPPGPPGVVGPQGAAGETGPMGERGHPGPPGPPGEQGLTGTAGKEGTKGDPGPPGAPGKDGPAGLRGFPGERGLPGTAGGPGLKGNEGPAGPPGPAGSPGERGAAGLGGPIGPPGRPGPQGPPGAAGEKGVPGEKGPIGPTGRDGVQGPVGLPGPAGPPGVAGEDGDKGEVGDPGQKGTKGNKGEHGPPGPPGPIGPVGQPGAAGADGEPGARGPQGHFGAKGDEGTRGFNGPPGPIGLQGLPGPSGEKGETGDVGPLGPPGPPGPRGPAGPNGADGPQGPPGGVGNLGPPGEKGEPGESGSPGVQGEPGVKGPRGERGEKGESGQPGEAGPPGPKGPTGDDGPKGNPGPVGFPGDPGPPGEGGPRGQDGAKGDRGEDGEPGQPGSPGPTGENGPPGPLGKRGPAGTPGPEGRQGEKGAKGDPGAVGAPGKTGPVGPAGPAGKPGPDGLRGLPGSVGQQGRPGATGQAGPPGPMGPPGLPGLRGDSGAKGEKGHPGLIGLIGPPGEQGEKGDRGLPGPQGSAGQKGETGIPGASGPIGPGGPPGLPGPAGPKGAKGATGPAGPKGEKGIQGPPGHPGPPGEVIQPLPIQMPKKTRRSVDGSRLMQEDEAMLTEGTPDSPGGLEEIFGSLDSLREEIEQMRRPTGTQDSPARTCQDLKLCHPELPDGEYWVDPNQGCARDAFRVFCNFTAGGETCVTPRDDVTQFSYVDSEGSPVGVVQLTFLRLLSVSAHQNVSYPCSGAAHDGPLRLRGANEDELSPETSPYVKEFRDGCQTQQGRTVLEVRTPVLEQLPVLDASFSDLGAAPRRGGVLLGPVCFMG; encoded by the exons ATGGAGCGGTGCAGCCGCTGCCATCGCCTCCTCTTGCTCGTACCGCTGGTGCTGGGGCTGAGCGCAGGCCCGGCCTGGGCAG GTACACCCCCTGTGGATGTACTCCAGGCCCTGAGGTTCCCCTCCCTCCCTGATGGTGTCCGGAGGGCAAGAGGCATCTGTCCAGCTGATGTGGCCTACCGAGTGTCCCGACCCGCCCAGCTCAGCGCACCCACCCGCCAGCTCTTCCCAG GAGGTTTTCCCAAAGACTTCTCTCTGCTGACTGTTATCCGAACCCGTCCTGGCCTCCAGGCTCCCCTCCTGACTCTCTATAGTGCTCAGGGTGTCCGACAACTGGGCCTGGAGCTTGGCCGACCTGTCCGCTTCCTGTATGAGGACCAGACCGGACGGCCTCAACCCCCGGCTCAGCCCGTCTTCCGAGGCCTCAGCCTAGCAGATGGCAA GTGGCACCATGTGGCTGTGGCTGTGAAGGGCCAGTCTGTCACCCTCATAGTTGACTGCAAGAAGCGAGTCACCCGGCCCCTCTCCCGAAGTGCTCGTCCAGTGTTGGACACCCATGGAGTGATAATCTTTGGTGCCCGTATCCTGGATGAAGAAGTCTTTGAG GGTGATGTCCAGGAGCTTGTCATTGTTCCAGGGGTACAAGCTGCCTATGAATCCTGTGAACAAAAGGAGCTGGAGTGTGAGGGGGGTTGGAGGGAGAGGCCTCAGAAACAACAGTCTCACAGAACCCAGAGGTCCCCAAAGCAGCAACCATCAAGACTTCATAGGCCACAAAACCAGGAACCCCAGCGACAG GACCCCACCCCAGGTGAAGAGGAAGGAATCCTGGAGTCAAGCCCCTTGCCACCCCTTGAAGAG GAGCAGACAGATCTCCAGATCCCCTCCACAGCCGACAGGTTCCTGACAGAGGAATATGGGGAGGGTGGCACAGAGCCCCCAGCAGGGCACTACGATTACACCTATGGCTATGGGGACGATTATCGTGAGGAGACGGAGCTTGGCCCTGCCCTCTCTGCGGAGACAGCACACTCAGGAGCC ACTGCCCGTGGACCCCGGGGGctgaagggagagaaaggggagcCCGCAGTGCTGGAACCT GGTATGCTAGTGGAGGGGCCCCCTGGCCCAGAAGGCCCTGCG GGATTGACTGGTCCACCTGGCATCCAGGGCAACCCAGGCCCAGTTGGAGACCCTGGCGAGAGG GGCCCCCCTGGCCGAGCAGGGCTCCCTGGATCGGATGGGGCCCCTGGCCCTCCCGGCACATCCCTCATGCTCCCA TTCCGGTTTGGCAGTGGTGGGGGTGACAAGGGCCCTGTGGTGGCGGCCCAGGAGGCTCAGGCCCAGGCGATTCTGCAGCAGGCACGG CTGGCGCTCCGTGGACCCCCTGGTCCCATGGGATATACAGGCCGCCCAGGACCCTTG GGACAACCTGGGAGCCCTGGTCTGAAAGGAGAATCTGGAGACTTAGGACCTCAG GGCCCGAGAGGACCTCAGGGTCTCACAGGTCCTCCCGGCAAGGCTGGGCGAAGG GGCCGAGCGGGTGCGGATGGAGCCCGAGGGATGCCTGGAGAACCTGGAGTGAAG GGTGACCGAGGTTTTGATGGACTCCCGGGGCTACCTGGAgagaagggacacagg GGTGATACTGGTGCCCAGGGTCTTCCGGGGCCCCCTGGTGAGGATGGAGAGCGT GGAGACGATGGGGAGATTGGGCCTCGGGGGCTGCCTGGAGAGTCG GGACCTCGAGGTCTTCTTGGCCCCAAAGGCCCACCTGGTATTCCTGGACCCCCG GGAGTCCGAGGCATGGATGGTCCCCATGGTCCCAAAGGGAGCTTG GGACCCCAGGGAGAGCCAGGACCTCCTGGACAACAGGGCACTCCTGGGACCCAG GGCCTCCCCGGGCCTCAGGGTGCCATTGGCCCTCATGGAGAGAAG GGTCCTCAAGGGAAACCAGGGCTCCCTGGCATGCCTGGCTCAGATGGACCCCCG GGTCACCCCGGGAAGGAAGGTCCTCCTGGCACCAAAGGAAACCAG gGTCCATCAGGACCTCAGGGTCCTTTAGGATACCCAGGACCTCGAGGTGTCAAG GGTGTGGATGGAATTCGGGGTCTGAAGGGTCATAAGGGTGAAAAG GGCGAGGATGGCTTTCCTGGGTTCAAAGGTGACGTGGGCGTGAAAGGCGACAGG GGCGAGGTTGGCGTCCCTGGTTCCAGGGGAGAGGATGGTCCCGAGGGGCCGAAGGGACGCACTGGACCCACTGGAGACCCTGGGCCTCCTGGGCTCATGGGCGAGAAG GGCAAGCTGGGCGTTCCTGGTCTGCCTGGCTACCCCGGACGCCAGGGTCCCAAG GGGTCCCTGGGATTTCCTGGTTTTCCTGGAGccggtggagaaaagggagcccgg GGCCTGTCGGGGAAATCAGGGCCTCGGGGAGAGCGGGGCCCCACG GGTCCACGGGGTCAGCGGGGACCCCGAGGCGCCACTGGGAAGTCTGGAGCTAAG GGAACATCAGGTGGTGATGGCCCCCATGGGCCCGCTGGAGAGAGG ggtctccctgggcctcagggcCCCAATGGATTTCCTGGCCCCAAAGGACCTCCG GGTCCCCCTGGGAAGGACGGGCTGCCAGGACACCCAGGCCAGAGAGGAGAAGTG ggTTTCCAAGGGAAGACTGGCCCCCCTGGCCCCCCCGGGGTGGTGGGACCTCAG GGAGCAGCAGGAGAAACCGGGCCCATGGGGGAGAGAGGTCACCCAGGCCCCCCAGGACCCCCTGGAGAGCAGGGACTGACTGGAACAGCTGGAAAGGAAGGAACAAAG ggTGACCCCGGTCCCCCTGGGGCCCCAGGGAAGGATGGTCCCGCTGGTCTGAGGGGCTTCCCAGGAGAGAGAGGCCTCCCGGGCACTGCT GGTGGACCCGGTTTGAAGGGAAATGAAGGTCCGGCTGGTCCCCCTGGCCCTGCA GGCTCCCCTGGGGAGCGAGGTGCAGCAGGACTGGGGGGACCCATTGGCCCCCCAGGGCGCCCAGGACCGCAGGGTCCCCCTGGAGCAGCAGGAGAGAAAGGTGTCCCG GGTGAGAAGGGCCCCATTGGTCCAACTGGCCGCGATGGGGTGCAGGGTCCTGTGGGGCTTCCTGGTCCTGCTGGGCCCCCGGGCGTGGCAGGAGAGGATGGCGACAAG GGTGAGGTGGGCGACCCTGGACAGAAGGGCACTAAAGGGAACAAGGGTGAACAC GGCCCTCCTGGACCTCCTGGACCCATTGGTCCTGTGGGGCAGCCCGGAGCAGCG GGGGCAGATGGGGAGCCAGGAGCTCGGGGACCCCAGGGACACTTTGGAGCCAAAGGCGATGAAGGAACCAGAGGATTCAATGGGCCCCCAGGACCCATTGGCTTACAG GgtttgccaggcccctcaggcGAGAAGGGAGAAACAGGAGATGTGGGCCCTCTG GGACCACCTGGCCCCCCAGGACCTCGAGGCCCAGCTGGACCCAATGGAGCTGAT GGTCCACAAGGTCCCCCAGGAGGTGTTGGCAACCTGGGTCCCCCCGGAGAGAAG GGGGAGCCAGGAGAGTCAGGATCTCCAGGGGTCCAGGGCGAGCCAGGTGTCAAG GGTCCACGTGGGGAGCgtggagagaaaggagagtcGGGGCAGCCAGGAGAGGCGGGACCACCAGGGCCTAAGGGCCCCACAGGCGATGATGGCCCCAAAGGGAACCCT GGTCCTGTTGGTTTTCCTGGTGACCCTGGCCCTCCTGGAGAAGGTGGCCCTCGG GGCCAGGATGGTGCAAAGGGTGACCGCGGAGAGGACGGCGAGCCAGGACAGCCT GGATCCCCTGGTCCCACTGGGGAGAACGGACCCCCTGGACCACTTGGAAAGCGG GGTCCGGCTGGCACACCTGGTCCTGAGGGGCGACAAGGAGAGAAGGGAGCAAAG GGGGATCCTGGTGCTGTGGGCGCCCCCGGGAAGACAGGCCCCGTGGGTCCCGCAGGCCCAGCAGGAAAACCTGGTCCTGATGGTCTGAGGGGGCTGCCGGGCTCAGTG GGCCAACAAGGCCGTCCTGGAGCCACAGGCCAGGCTGGGCCTCCAGGTCCTATG GGACCCCCAGGGCTTCCTGGCCTCCGGGGTGATTCTGGAGCCAAGGGAGAGAAG GGTCACCCAGGTCTCATTGGACTGATCGGGCCccctggggagcagggagagaagGGTGATCGGGGACTTCCTGGCCCTCAGGGCTCTGCTGGACAGAAGGGAGAGACG GGTATCCCAGGAGCATCTGGCCCCATCGGTCCTGGAGGACCCCCCGGCCTCCCT GGACCTGCTGGCCCCAAAGGAGCCAAAGGAGCCACA GGCCCAGCTGGACCCAAGGGAGAGAAGGGCATCCAGGGCCCTCCAGGACACCCG GGCCCCCCGGGCGAGGTGATTCAGCCCCTGCCCATCCAGATGCCCAAGAAGACCCGGCGCTCAGTGGACGGCAGCCGCCTGATGCAGGAAgatgaggccatgctgacggagGGGACCCCAGACAGTCCCGGGGGGCTGGAGGAGATCTTTGGCTCCCTGGACTCCCTGCGGGAGGAGATCGAGCAGATGAGGCGGCCGACGGGGACCCAGGACAGCCCCGCCCGCACCTGCCAGGACCTGAAGCTCTGCCACCCGGAGCTGCCTGATG GAGAGTACTGGGTCGACCCCAACCAGGGCTGTGCTCGGGATGCCTTCCGGGTTTTCTGCAACTTTACAGCAGGAGGGGAAACCTGTGTGACGCCCAGGGATGATGTCACACAG TTCTCTTATGTGGACTCAGAAGGCTCCCCGGTAGGCGTGGTCCAGCTCACCTTCCTGCGGCTGCTCAGCGTCTCAGCCCACCAGAATGTCTCCTACCCATGCTCGGGGGCGGCCCACGATGGCCCCCTGAGGCTCCGGGGGGCCAATGAGGACGAGCTGAGCCCAGAGACCAGCCCCTATGTCAAGGAATTCAGAGATGGCTGTCAG ACACAGCAAGGCCGGACAGTACTGGAGGTGCGAACACCTGTGCTGGAGCAGCTGCCAGTGCTGGACGCCTCCTTCTCAGACCTGGGGGCGGCCCCGAGACGGGGTGGGGTGCTGCTGGGGCCTGTTTGCTTCATGGGCTAG